The proteins below come from a single Halobacillus salinarum genomic window:
- a CDS encoding Na+/H+ antiporter NhaC family protein: protein MNWIPVIPFLVVIAAAIWTKQVIPSLLFAVIVAGYLVEPHWLTGLTKALDFVIQGLSDSNNLKIIIFLYAFSALIGLIKMSGGIKGFVRAAASKITDKRGAFILTWLSSVGTFSAPSFRIVTIAPVMKAMRKKIPMTKQELGFVIETTASPLVVIIPVATAFVGYMTSVIDLSLQQADASGDAYSLYVRSIPFNFFALSMLLLGFYLSFFHKSKAQAHGAEETHEELIEEEEDDDRWEDCHPAVTKELPARPWNLIVPLAGVIIFTFFLMYLLGVQKNKSGLEALINANVLDAMVLAVILTIIAFVIYLKLSQLSLHKMMNALIDGGNDMMGVILLLALVWGLGKGSEALHFADAISGAFNWIPPQFVAAIIFILGCALSYFIGSSWGTWGILMPVGISIATVAGSSLPIVIGAVFASGTFGAFSSPLSDNTNTTAGILKLNTIRYAKFKLKPALIAAGVSACLYFGLSFLT, encoded by the coding sequence ATGAACTGGATTCCCGTCATCCCTTTTTTAGTTGTGATAGCTGCTGCTATTTGGACAAAACAAGTCATTCCAAGTTTATTGTTTGCCGTTATTGTAGCAGGATATTTAGTCGAGCCCCACTGGCTTACCGGCTTAACAAAGGCCCTGGATTTTGTAATTCAAGGCTTATCTGACAGTAACAATTTAAAAATAATTATTTTTTTGTATGCCTTTTCTGCCTTAATTGGTCTGATTAAAATGTCGGGCGGAATTAAAGGGTTCGTGCGCGCTGCTGCATCAAAGATTACAGATAAGCGCGGGGCTTTTATCTTAACATGGCTTTCCTCTGTAGGTACTTTCAGTGCACCCAGCTTTCGAATTGTAACTATTGCACCCGTTATGAAGGCCATGCGGAAAAAGATTCCCATGACAAAGCAGGAGCTTGGTTTTGTTATTGAAACCACTGCTTCCCCACTTGTTGTCATTATTCCTGTTGCGACTGCTTTTGTCGGTTACATGACCTCTGTAATCGATTTGTCTTTACAGCAGGCTGATGCTTCAGGGGACGCTTACTCTCTTTATGTAAGGAGCATTCCTTTTAATTTTTTTGCTTTATCCATGCTGCTGCTTGGATTTTACTTAAGTTTTTTTCATAAATCTAAGGCTCAGGCACACGGTGCCGAAGAAACACATGAGGAATTAATCGAAGAGGAAGAAGATGACGACCGCTGGGAAGACTGTCATCCCGCGGTAACGAAAGAACTTCCTGCCCGACCTTGGAACTTAATTGTGCCGCTGGCTGGAGTCATCATTTTTACTTTTTTCCTTATGTACTTGCTAGGTGTACAAAAAAATAAATCCGGGTTAGAGGCACTTATCAACGCGAACGTACTTGATGCTATGGTGCTCGCTGTCATCTTAACCATTATTGCCTTTGTCATTTATTTAAAGCTCAGTCAGCTTTCGCTGCATAAAATGATGAACGCCTTAATCGATGGAGGAAACGACATGATGGGGGTCATCCTGCTGTTAGCGTTAGTATGGGGACTTGGAAAAGGATCTGAAGCCTTACACTTTGCCGATGCCATTTCCGGTGCCTTTAATTGGATACCTCCACAATTTGTCGCCGCAATTATCTTTATTCTTGGCTGCGCCTTGTCTTATTTCATAGGATCTTCATGGGGTACTTGGGGCATTCTTATGCCGGTGGGAATTTCAATCGCCACAGTTGCCGGAAGTTCTCTACCGATCGTAATCGGAGCAGTTTTTGCAAGCGGCACATTTGGTGCGTTTTCCTCACCTTTGAGTGATAATACGAATACAACAGCAGGAATTTTAAAACTCAATACGATTCGGTATGCTAAGTTTAAATTGAAGCCAGCCTTAATTGCCGCCGGCGTCTCCGCATGCCTCTATTTTGGTTTGTCTTTCTTAACGTAA
- a CDS encoding SRPBCC family protein: MGFMEKSVVIQKPIEEVFAQATDFKQSPRIMDAVVEVELLSDGPVKKGYQFKEVREIRGRRVPSVIEVTEYKPGERYSVRSNQQGIDLRYHYAFTQTTEGTKVSFTGELYTEGLRNKLTKPFLQMVIKKEDEDHLDHLKKFIENS, translated from the coding sequence ATGGGTTTTATGGAAAAAAGCGTTGTGATTCAAAAGCCAATTGAAGAGGTTTTTGCTCAAGCTACTGATTTTAAACAGAGTCCTCGAATTATGGATGCGGTCGTTGAAGTGGAACTTTTATCTGATGGCCCCGTAAAAAAAGGGTATCAGTTTAAAGAAGTACGGGAGATTCGCGGGAGGAGGGTTCCCTCCGTGATCGAGGTGACCGAGTACAAACCTGGGGAAAGGTATTCTGTGAGAAGCAATCAACAAGGGATAGATTTAAGGTATCATTATGCATTTACCCAAACAACGGAAGGAACAAAGGTAAGTTTTACAGGGGAGCTTTATACGGAGGGGCTGAGGAATAAGCTCACGAAGCCATTTTTGCAAATGGTGATCAAGAAGGAAGATGAAGATCATTTAGATCATTTGAAGAAATTTATTGAAAACAGCTGA